From the genome of Pedococcus aerophilus:
TCCTGCGGGCATTCCGCTACGACGAGTCGTTCACCTCGGCGGTGGACAACAACATCGGCCTGCGCATGGTCCGCTCCGGAGTCAGGCTGCGCCACTGCGGATCGGTGATGAACCTTCGCCGCGTGCACACCGGGCAGATCACCAGCCACGACTCCACCTTCCAGGGGCGAGGCGCCAAGCTCAACGGCACCTGGCTGCGCACCGGCAGCACGGCCAAGGAATGGCACGAGGCCGGACAGGAAGCAGCCAAGACCCAGGTCAGCCCCAGCCCCTCACCGGCCCAGCACGCCGAGGTCCTGCCCTACCTGCCCGACCACCTCGTCCACCGCACCATCACCGCCCGGACCCACCGCGACGACGCCGCGCACGCGATCCGCGCCCACCTGCCCCGCGCCGCGCACATCGAGCTGGAGAACCCCGACGGGTCACACGTCCACCTCTTCCACGTCACCGACGCCACCTGGCGAGAGTGCGCCTTCATCACCACCCGACCCGACACCACCATCACCACCTGGGCCGCC
Proteins encoded in this window:
- a CDS encoding glycosyltransferase family A protein; its protein translation is MDQPLVTVAISTQNRADMLRTAISSVLCQTVQSFEVVVVDDGSSDHTRAVVEEFDDPRLRYVRQDDAGISVARNRALDEARGWFTAVMDDDDIMPPWRLERSIENIHAGEHGCVGSFVTFDDDSGQLTSWGDPYPTLLGAYRQGGFAGHPTWMVRTDVLRAFRYDESFTSAVDNNIGLRMVRSGVRLRHCGSVMNLRRVHTGQITSHDSTFQGRGAKLNGTWLRTGSTAKEWHEAGQEAAKTQVSPSPSPAQHAEVLPYLPDHLVHRTITARTHRDDAAHAIRAHLPRAAHIELENPDGSHVHLFHVTDATWRECAFITTRPDTTITTWAA